AGCTTAGAAGAAATTCAAGTTTTAAGAAAAGGAAAAGTTAGAAGAGCAAAACTATTCTATCTAAGAAATAGAAGAGGTAAGGCTGCTAAAATTAGAGAGCTTAGAAAATAGATATTTAATTCAATCTCAGATTTGCTCCAAATTTGAGATTACTCTTTATTTAAATTTAAAAAGGTCTAAATTTTCTACTTTAAAATTTATCATTTTAACTAAAAACTGTAAAATTTAAAAACTATTGATTCTATTTTATTAATATAATGTCATCAAAATATATTAAAGGAGAGATGGTGAAATTTAGTTCAGATTTAGCACATTCTAATGTAAGTTTTAAAGTTAAACACTTAGGTATTGCAAATATTAAAGGTGGATTTAATAAATTTAATGCTGATTTTGAGTTTAATAAAGATACAAAAACATTTAAAACCCTCAAGGCAGATATAGATGTTAACTCCATTTATACTTCAGTAGAAAAAAGAGATGAGCATTTAAGGAGTGCTGATTTCTTTGAAGTAGAGAAATTTCCAAAGATGAAATTTGTAGGTAAGAAATTTAGCGATGATCAAATAGTTGGAGAACTAACTATTAAAGATGTTACTGAAGATATAACTCTTGATTATAAATTTGGTGGAATTTTTCATGATGAAGAAAATAGTAGCTACAAACTCGGATTTTCTTTAAGAGGCAAGCTTGATAGAGTCAAATTTAATGTTGGCAAATCAACACCTATGATTGGAGATACTATCAAAATAAATATAGATATAGAAGCTATATCATAATTATAAAGGCTGAAATTTCAGCCTTGCTATTAATTTTATTTTTATCACTTCTGTTTTTAAATTTCTTAAAATCGCAATAATAATTTATTTACCCCTTATATAATCAAAACAGTTAAAATACCCAAAATTTTTAATAGGTAGAAAATGAGTCAAGTTATAGAAAATATCAAAAATGAAGTTAAAAAAGTCATTGTTGGTCAAGAAGAACTTATAAACTCTCTTCTTATAGGACTTGTTGCAAACGGTCATATTTTAGTTGAAGGTGTTCCAGGACTAGCTAAAACTACAGCTATTAACTCCTTAGCAAAAGCTATAGGTCTTAGTTTTAAGCGTGTTCAGTTTACTCCAGATCTTTTACCAAGTGATATAGTTGGTAGTGAAATTTATAATATGAAAACAGGAAATTTTGAGATAAAAAAAGGTCCTGCTTTTACAAATTTGCTTTTAGCTGATGAGATAAACCGTGCTCCATCAAAGGTTCAGTCTGCACTTTTAGAGGTTATGCAAGAACATCAAATAACTATTGGCGATAAGAGTTTTAAAATAGATGAGCCATTTTTGGTTATGGCTACGCAAAACCCTATCGAGCAAGAAGGGGCTTATCGTTTGCCTGAAGCTCAGCTAGATAGATTTATGATGAATGTTTTAGTTGGGTATAATAGTTTTGATGAAGAAGTTGAGATTGTTGATAGAGTTGCTGTTAAAGGCTTTGATAAGATAGAGCAGGTTGCAACAAAAGATGATATTTTAGCTTTAAGAGAGGAGCCAAAAAATATCCATATAGATGAAGAGGTTAAACGCTACATAATCCGTTTAATCCACGCTACAAGAGAGCCTGAAGATTATGCTCTATCTGAACTTAGAGAGTACATTCAGTTTGGTGCTAGTCCAAGAGCTAGTATTGATCTATATAAGGCTAGTTTAGCATTTGCTTTTATTAATTCTAAAGATTATGTAACTCCGCTTGATATTGCTAAAATAGTTAAAAGCGTCCTAAGACACCGCATAACCCTAAACTACAAAGCCCGTGCAAAAGGCATAACTACAGATGATATCATCTCAAAAGTTTTAGAAGCTGTAAAGGCACCGTAAATTGCAAAGAGCAAAAGAGATCTTTTTAAAAGCCAAAAAAGATGTTACAAATCTAAATTTTGGTCTTAGTTTAAGTAAATTTGGAAGTGATGGGTTAGATTTTTCTGAGATAAGGGATTACTCTAATGATGATGTTAAAAAGATAAACTGGAAAGCAACAGCTAGAAGTATGGAGCTAAAAAGTAATGTTTTTAACGAAACAAAACAGCTAAATATCGTCATAGCATTTATGCTTAGTGGGAGTTTAAATTTTGGCTCAAGTAGGCTTAAATTTGACCTAGCAGTTGAGATTTTAGCTCTTTTAGGTCTTGCTAGTGTTATCTCAAAAAACGCTGTATATCCATATGTTTTTAGTCAAAAACTAGAGTTTTTTACAGAGCCACTGTTTAGTGAAGATGGAATTTTCGAGCTTGTTAATACCGTTTTGAACACTCAAATTTTAGGCAAAAAACCAAATTTCAAAGCACTTTGTGACGCCATAAATTTAGCTCATAAAAAAAGATCTATGATTTTTATAATATCTGACTTTTTAGAAGATAGTGTTGGCATAAGTGAAATAGCTTATTACAACGATGTTTACGCGCTTTGTATAAGAGATAGAGCTGAAGAAGATATCTCTATGTTTGGTGAGTTAAATTTCATAGATCCTACAAATTTTAGTGCTTTTAAGACAAATATTGATAAAGGCATCTCAAAGCGTTATAAAGAGCTTTTAAAATCTCATGATGACAAGATTAGGGAGCATTTTTTACAAAATAGTGTCTCGTTTACGAAATTTTATAGCGATGATGATATTGTGCATAAATTTTTGGGTTTGATGAGGTAAACATGGAAGGCTTAAGAGATATAAAAGGATTGGCTGGAATTCCTGATTATAGCCTACTTTATATTGTAGCTATAGTTTTTATTTTTGCAATTATTGTATTTTTAATTTATAAGTATTTTACAAAGCCAAAGTATATTTTTAAAGTACTAAGTCCAAAAGAGTTAGCTTTTAAAGAGTTAAAAAGCATAAATTTAGATGATACTAAAAGTAGCGTTTACACTTTTACACAAAATTTTACGTATTTTGACGATAGTGATGAAGTTAGAAATTTTGTAGATAGTTTAGAAATTTATAAGTATAAAAAAGATGTGTCAAATTTAAGCCAAGATGATAAGGAATTTATTAAAAATTTCATTAGCAGGATAAGCTTATGAGTTTTGAGTACCCTTTTGCTTTTTTGATTATACTTTTATATCTTATTTGCCTTAAATTTTGTAAGCAAAAAAAACAGAGCATTTACTTTTCAAACATAAAAATGCTTAAAAAAAGCTCAAGTGTTAAAAATATTTTTCTAGAAATTCTGAAATTTCTAGCTATTTTTGCTCTTAGCGTAGCACTTGCTAGCCCTGTGAAAAAAGATGAACTACAAAGTTCAAACAATAAAGAGGGATATGAGATAGTTTTAGCGCTTGATTCAAGCGGGTCTATGCTAGTAGATGATAGATTTGAAAAAACTAAGGCTATATTAAGCGAGTTCATAGATAAAAGAAAAGATGATAAAATCGCCCTAACTATATACGCAAGCTTTTCATATGTAGCCATACCTTTAACTTATGATAAAGCAAGTATAAAAGGTCTTCTTGATCTTATAGGGGTTGGCGTAGCAGGTCAACAAACAGCCATTTATGAAGCGCTGTTTATGAGTGCAAATCTCTTTAAAGATAGCAAAACCAAAGATAGAGTTATCATTCTTCCTACAGATGGCGTTAATAATATAAATACCATTCCACCAGAAATTGCTATCAAAACAGCTCAAAAATACAACGCCAAAGTTTATACTATAGGCATTGGAAATAGAAGGCAACTTGATGAAGCTTCACTTGTTCAAATAGCAAAAGAGACAGGCGGACGCTACTTTCAAGTAAATGATGCAAAAGATTTATCTGGTGTTTATGAAGCCATCGACCAGCTTGAAAAGAGCAAAATAGAAAGCGAAAGATATGTTAAAACAAGCTATTATTATCAGCTTCCAGCACTGATTGGCGTGGGAATTTTGGCATTTTTGTTTATATTAAGGAGAGTAAATGTTTAGCTTTTTAGAACCAAACTATCTATATCTTTTGCTACTTTTGCCATTTTTATATATTTTAGGTAAAAAAGATAGAAAAAAAGCTCTTTTTAGTAAAGAAGTGATGGATAAAATTTTAGTAAAAAACTATGGATTTAGTAAAAATTTAAGAAATTTATTAGCTATCTTTTCGCTTGCTTTTATAATTATGGCTATTTCAAGACCTGTAATAAAAGGCAAAGAAATTGAGATAAAAGATGATAAAATGGATGTTGTCGTAGCTATTGATATAAGTGATTCTATGAGTGTTGATGACATATATCCAAACAGATTTGAGTTTGCAAAGAATAAATTTCATACCTTTTTAGACGAAGGGGTTGATAAAAGAGTAGGTGTGATAACTTTTGCTAGTAAGGCTTACGCTATTTCGCCAATTACTAGTGATTTAAACTCACTTAAATTTTTAGTTGATAACTTAAAATTTGAAAATTTTAGCCTTAAAGGAACTAGCATAATGAGTGCTTTAGAAGCTACCAAAGAGCTTTCAAAGTCAGCTAATAAAGTACTTTTAATTTTTACTGATGGTGGTGATGAGAGTAGTTTTAAAAATGAGATAGAGTATGCAAAAAAGCACGGTATAACGGTATTTGTCTACCTAACTGCTACTGATAAAGGGGCTTTGTTTAAAGCTCAAAATGGAGATATGGTTCAGCTTAAGGCAAATCCAAACATTGCATCGTTAGCTACTAGCAGTGGTGGGGTTTTGATGAGAAATTTAGGAAGTTATGATATGAAAGTACTAAATGATGAAATTAGCAAAAAAAACAGCAAAAAAGATAGTGATACAACGCTTGCTGTTGGTCAAGTTGAGCTTTTTTATTTGCCGTTAGCTTTAGCTGTTTTGCTTATCTTTATGGCTAGTTTTTCACTTCCTTTAAGGAGTAAAAGTTGAAAAAAATTATAGTTTTAGCTCTGTTTTTAAATTTAGTAAACGCTGGGATATTTGATGTAAAAAAAGCTAAAAAAGCTTTTGAAGATGAAAATTTCACAAAAGCAGCCAAAATTTACTCAAATATAAGTGGCGATAAAGCTTTGTATAATAAAGGCGTATCGCTATATAAAGATGGAAATTTCACTGAAGCTCTAAGGGCTTTTGGTGGGGTAACAGATCCAAATTTAGAATTTGAAAAACTCTATAATCTCGGTAACTCTTTTGCAAATTTAGGAAGGTTTGATGAAGCAAAATTCTCTTATGAGAGTGCACTTAAGATAAAAGATGATGAAGATGCTAAATTTAACCTAGATATTGTCACAAAAGAGCTTGAAAAAGAAAAAAAAGGTGAAGAGAGTGATCCAGGCAAAAAAGATGATAAGACTGAAGATAAGAGAAAAGATGGCTATAGTGATAATAACCAAAGCGATCAAAATGAACGCCGTGATGATACAAAAGGGCAAAAAAGCCAAAATGAGTATAAAGAAGATGACAATAAAAGCAGCAATCAATACAGTGGTAGCCAAAATCAAGAAAAAGATAAAAACAAAAAAGACTCAGCACAGATAAAAAAAGAAAACAGTAGCGATATATCACAAGCTAGTAATGAAGAAGCAGATAAGCTAAAAGCTGATGAAAATGAGACTAAAAAAGATTTAAATGATAAGCAAAATAGTAGTGATTTACCCCTAGATGAGAGTGTAAAAGATATAGATCAAAACAGTGATCCAATAAGTGATATGGAGCTTAAAAAGTGGCAAAAAATACTTAAGGATAGAG
The sequence above is a segment of the Campylobacter corcagiensis genome. Coding sequences within it:
- a CDS encoding YceI family protein, which codes for MKFSSDLAHSNVSFKVKHLGIANIKGGFNKFNADFEFNKDTKTFKTLKADIDVNSIYTSVEKRDEHLRSADFFEVEKFPKMKFVGKKFSDDQIVGELTIKDVTEDITLDYKFGGIFHDEENSSYKLGFSLRGKLDRVKFNVGKSTPMIGDTIKINIDIEAIS
- a CDS encoding AAA family ATPase, with protein sequence MSQVIENIKNEVKKVIVGQEELINSLLIGLVANGHILVEGVPGLAKTTAINSLAKAIGLSFKRVQFTPDLLPSDIVGSEIYNMKTGNFEIKKGPAFTNLLLADEINRAPSKVQSALLEVMQEHQITIGDKSFKIDEPFLVMATQNPIEQEGAYRLPEAQLDRFMMNVLVGYNSFDEEVEIVDRVAVKGFDKIEQVATKDDILALREEPKNIHIDEEVKRYIIRLIHATREPEDYALSELREYIQFGASPRASIDLYKASLAFAFINSKDYVTPLDIAKIVKSVLRHRITLNYKARAKGITTDDIISKVLEAVKAP
- a CDS encoding DUF58 domain-containing protein, with product MQRAKEIFLKAKKDVTNLNFGLSLSKFGSDGLDFSEIRDYSNDDVKKINWKATARSMELKSNVFNETKQLNIVIAFMLSGSLNFGSSRLKFDLAVEILALLGLASVISKNAVYPYVFSQKLEFFTEPLFSEDGIFELVNTVLNTQILGKKPNFKALCDAINLAHKKRSMIFIISDFLEDSVGISEIAYYNDVYALCIRDRAEEDISMFGELNFIDPTNFSAFKTNIDKGISKRYKELLKSHDDKIREHFLQNSVSFTKFYSDDDIVHKFLGLMR
- a CDS encoding vWA domain-containing protein, translating into MSFEYPFAFLIILLYLICLKFCKQKKQSIYFSNIKMLKKSSSVKNIFLEILKFLAIFALSVALASPVKKDELQSSNNKEGYEIVLALDSSGSMLVDDRFEKTKAILSEFIDKRKDDKIALTIYASFSYVAIPLTYDKASIKGLLDLIGVGVAGQQTAIYEALFMSANLFKDSKTKDRVIILPTDGVNNINTIPPEIAIKTAQKYNAKVYTIGIGNRRQLDEASLVQIAKETGGRYFQVNDAKDLSGVYEAIDQLEKSKIESERYVKTSYYYQLPALIGVGILAFLFILRRVNV
- a CDS encoding VWA domain-containing protein produces the protein MFSFLEPNYLYLLLLLPFLYILGKKDRKKALFSKEVMDKILVKNYGFSKNLRNLLAIFSLAFIIMAISRPVIKGKEIEIKDDKMDVVVAIDISDSMSVDDIYPNRFEFAKNKFHTFLDEGVDKRVGVITFASKAYAISPITSDLNSLKFLVDNLKFENFSLKGTSIMSALEATKELSKSANKVLLIFTDGGDESSFKNEIEYAKKHGITVFVYLTATDKGALFKAQNGDMVQLKANPNIASLATSSGGVLMRNLGSYDMKVLNDEISKKNSKKDSDTTLAVGQVELFYLPLALAVLLIFMASFSLPLRSKS
- a CDS encoding tetratricopeptide repeat protein, whose translation is MKKIIVLALFLNLVNAGIFDVKKAKKAFEDENFTKAAKIYSNISGDKALYNKGVSLYKDGNFTEALRAFGGVTDPNLEFEKLYNLGNSFANLGRFDEAKFSYESALKIKDDEDAKFNLDIVTKELEKEKKGEESDPGKKDDKTEDKRKDGYSDNNQSDQNERRDDTKGQKSQNEYKEDDNKSSNQYSGSQNQEKDKNKKDSAQIKKENSSDISQASNEEADKLKADENETKKDLNDKQNSSDLPLDESVKDIDQNSDPISDMELKKWQKILKDRELSTRMLELKRQGDPNDEDLKPW